The following coding sequences lie in one Ostrea edulis chromosome 8, xbOstEdul1.1, whole genome shotgun sequence genomic window:
- the LOC125656815 gene encoding uncharacterized protein F54H12.2-like yields MMHRESCACGTSSLELFKVPPTNVTLEDSKWMEYYPISSTLNSDTAPIEFEIKGQGDEYLDLSQTYLQMVCKFTKANGTNLTGGHSTSTPVNNILHSLFSEIDVSLNGKVITPGTDTYPYKAYLEKLLSYAPKTLETQMRACSLWEKDTAGHMDEVKLEALAQTPVEFAVVSNKVNIAAVIPTPEYPDDSKNVGLRKRHEKITDSKEIVLMDRLHLDLFEQEKCLPNGLDVRLRFNRARPQFYMMTDAGSSGKVVIQSMILWVRKVKPVPSIINLINQQLSTQTAKYPLRRVEVKTFTIPSGTQSKITDHLFQGQMPKLIVLGFDWAPDITLEEYKNGYTLWCVDFTKDQEAQTDKFHLIQTGNLRVEVQFAANVARTLNCVVYAVFDNLLEINKQREVSIDY; encoded by the exons ATGATGCACCGAGAATCTTGCGCTTGTGGCACCAGCAGTTTAGAACTGTTTAAAGTGCCCCCGACCAACGTCACTTTAGAAGATTCGAAATGGATGGAATATTACCCCATTTCCAGTACCCTCAACTCGGATACGGCTccgattgaatttgaaatcaaaggacaaggagatgaatatctggatttatcCCAAACTTATCTCCAGATGGTCTGTAAATTCACGAAAGCCAATGGAACGAATCTCACAGGAGGCCATTCGACCTCCACCCCCGTGAATAACATTCTACATTCCTTGTTCAGTGAAATCGATGTCAGTCTCAATGGAAAAGTCATTACCCCGGGGACGGATACTTATCCCTACAAAGCGTATCTGGAGAAATTGTTGTCTTATGCACCCAAGACTCTGGAAACCCAGATGAGAGCCTGTAGCTTGTGGGAAAAAGATACGGCAGGACATATGGATGAGGTCAAATTAGAAGCTCTGGCTCAAACTCCTGTGGAATTTGCAGTAGTGTCTAACAAAGTCAACATCGCGGCCGTCATCCCGACTCCCGAGTATCCGGATGATTCCAAGAATGTAGGGTTGAGAAAACGTCACGAGAAGATTACAGACAGTAAGGAGATCGTGTTGATGGATCGATTACATCTGGATTTGTTTGAGCAAGAGAAATGTCTCCCTAATGGTTTGGATGTCCGTCTCAGATTCAATCGCGCTCGACCCCAGTTCTACATGATGACCGATGCCGGGAGTAGTGGGAAAGTGGTCATTCAAAGTATGATCTTGTGGGTGAGGAAAGTCAAACCTGTGCCGAGTATCATTAATCTCATCAATCAGCAACTGAGTACTCAAACGGCGAAATATCCATTGAGACGAGTGGAAGTGAAAACCTTCACCATTCCTAGTGGCACCCAATCTAAAATCACCGATCATCTGTTTCAAGGACAGATGCCTAAACTGATCGTGTTGGGCTTT GACTGGGCTCCGGACATTACCCTGGAAGAGTATAAAAACGGTTACACCCTCTGGTGTGTGGATTTCACGAAAGATCAAGAAGCCCAGacggataaatttcatctcatacagaCGGGGAACTTGAGAGTGGAAGTGCAATTTGCCGCCAACGTAGCCAGGACCTTAAACTGTGTGGTGTATGCCGTGTTCGACAATCTGctagaaatcaacaaacaacgaGAAGTCAGCATCGATTACTAA